In Osmerus eperlanus chromosome 4, fOsmEpe2.1, whole genome shotgun sequence, the sequence atttagtcatttagcagacactcttatccagagcgacttacagtaagtacagggacattccccccgaggcaagtagggtgaagtgccttgcccaaggacacaacgtcattttgcacagccaggaatcgaaccggtaaccttcagattactacccaactctctaaccgctcagccacctgactccaggtgGTTATTGTATTTACAATAACAAAATATGAATTTTACAATAGTTAAAATTAACAGTAAACAGTttttaaaagttgctaagccaatattaagcaaaatagtaataataacaataatgccaatacaatatcaaatatcaataataaaatacaatataatACAAATTCTCTATAAGAATTCTATAAGACTTCCATTTAGaattattcaaatctggtctaaACTTAAAATTATAACAAATAACCCATTTATAAAGTGTGAATCATCAAATACATTATTTCTGTAAGTATTTATCTTATATCTGAACATTTGAGAAGTGGAATGTCGTGTGCAAGGTGCACATGGTATTTTAGCTACCCTTTTCACCCACGTTGCAAAATTACAACAATGACATAACAAGCTAAAAATCTAATGTGATGCATGAATTTCAAAAtaacttaaaggtgacatggcatgctgtttttggatgcttttatataggccttagtggtcccctaatactgtatcagaagtctctttcccgaaattcagccttggtgcagaattacagccactactagcagtcccacaaggagctttcctcagaacgcgctgttttgttgtctgtagctttaaatgcaaatgaggagcggaggggtggCACAAGGAGCTAATGTTTacatcgcaatggctgtagccccgttgctgtaagatgcctcgaatttgcccattctcatcagataaccctggtttgcagaggtacacactcgttatcgcgcgcgccataacaccaacagcagaacggttatccaaataacaaagaagtgtacaacactcacgttacagcacgtgtattcacacacatacttgatgctatctacctttccattagcgacagtaactcagatgttagctgcagagctaatgttacagccacattctaagggtagcaagctaggtaaccatatacagtaaagctacaaaatgatatagcattAGTTAACTTagttgtccgaggttagtagctggacgaaggagagttagtactgatccagaatttaatttcagcaaggccagttttgtattagctcaaattgaagaaacagtcgtggctgaagtgtttggcgcagacatacaaaacaaatgcgcctacaacagaagttgtgtaggtgcatttccagagaaaataaaatgaagacactgggtcttcagaggctcggatgaaggaactctaaaaagttttttgttttcctttgtacatccaaactgagcaaatgtaatgcttcgttcgtttgcaagccatgatgtctctcgaggataaaaacacttgcacggtcgtagctcagtttcttatgggcaggccagattctctgggcgggcaaagcagagagaggggaggtaaacTTCCTCCTTGTGATGTCACAAAGATATTTTCAAACGGatcaattgagccttcattttctcaaaagcggagaagaacacccagggcttggtttacacctatcgaaaattctagccactgggggaccaaaggcaggctaggggaactcatattaatgttaaataacctcctaaagtgaagttttcatgtcatgtcacctttaatatTTACATAAACTACATATTATAACAATCACCCAAAAAAAGATTTCATGACATTTACTTACTTCAATGTTGAGATATACAGTTGAATGAAACAAGGAGATGCACTTCCAGGAAAGTTGGCAGGTAGAGTGAGTTCATGGCCTTCTGGCCAGACCTATATACACATTTACAATCCaatggcattgcaaggcaaTACAATAGAACCCATTTACTATGTAAATGTGGTCTTTTCCCaaaaaacgtttttgaaaatgtgttttttggagcGATAAAAGTGACGTTGTAATATTgcaacaaggggtcttacagggttttAAAGCCTATTTATTActggagcttacttgaaacctaggggtatgtgaatactgcgctacctgcaacaatgatgacagatcatccagagagtcccgtaaatgtaatattttcggcttaaataaTTTATTAAATTATGACAGTCTTATTTTGTGCtcaacacagtcctgtacatatgtatttgcaaccatgttcttaattgaaaagTTTTTATAAATAGCTATTTGctacgctaacgttacattgctgatttgcacaacagtcctgcatttctctgattagccttgaatggactccatgcatgtctacagttttaactaaactccatgaagcgaatttcgtttgatatcagtcCATAAAaatacttgctttggagacatcgatatacgtaaccgtaaccaagtgttgtctcatttcatagggatATGTAGCCCTTCCCCCCCAGTTTCGAGacacaagggctaggggtaaacgtaggggtaggggtaaggggtatgggtaagacagagtattgggattcaacCAAAGCCTCCATTGCACTTGTGCAACAACTAGGTGACACAACAACGATGTGTCTCCACTTTCTCCCACTGTACAAAAATGAAAATATCCCGGATGCGGTTGCTGCCATCTTGCGCTGGTGTTACCCAACCACGggcacacactaaccccttttTATATCGTCAAATAACGAATTTAAAACAAACTGATCAGAAATATGAGcacttgaacagacatcagtgtgatAAGAACTACCTAAACTAACCTGGACTTATAACTTATACCgagatgacctcacttccttttTTTACAGCCGCCTTTGATATATCCAAAAATCTATATATCCAGAAATTGACGTCACGGTGCGTTGAGCTCGGCTTGATCCAGTGAATCCAAAGATGCCTCATTTTTAAAATTGTTTATAATTGTaaataacttttgaaccgtatgtaTACGCACCTCCAACTTTGCCCAATTGGTGGTGCTAGAATGTTTGAGTAAGAGAGTCCACATTTGCTGCGATAAGTTCAGACTGTAGGGCTGCCAGACTCACatggcagaagaagaagaatagaACTAACATGCAAcataaataataacaatacaaaTAAATGAGGGCTTTTATGGTTGAGATGCTGACAGTTGGTTTGCGAATTGACATGTCACTGTCTAGGCtactctttaaccctcgtgctgccttcgggtcacatgacccaaaggttcataacgaaccatcgttgtgtttacccaattttacccaatacaaaaacaaattaaaataattttcttttaacctttgcaatgtggggggtctgagacagcccaacggttaaaagaaaatgcttcactttgtctttgtatgcggtaaatctgtcgcaatacgacggtgggtcacaatgactgatgggtcagaatgacccgaagataacacaagggttaaaactgtACAATATGATTTTGATGCcttccacttttttttttctcagaccCTATTGAGCCTGGATTAATGCCGGAATCCTGTGACTGGGATGTCACTGTGGTGTCCTCTGCATCACAGGAGGTTCACAGTCAACTGTTCCCCAAAACACTGAAGAGGAGGCAGGCAAAGGCCAAAGCCCCTGCTCCAGAATCTTTTAGGGACCAGAACCATAGCCTCGCAATGGGCCATCTCCCAACTGGGGCCAAAGATGATGGAAGTCCCAGAAAGGTGCTTCCTGTCCTGGATGCCCTACTACCTGCCCCTGTTAGTTCAGCAGCACTTGGGCCCTCACTGGATCTCGGTCGTAAAGAGCAGCAGGAGGCTTTACCCAAGATTCCTCCCATCAGTGCCTTCAAGAGTCAAGGGTCAGAGTCATTGACCTTCCTGGAAGCAGAGTTAGACTTCCAAAGCTTCATCAACGAAGGCTTGGGAAGGTCGGTGGAGATCATCCGCCAGTTCAGAGGTCAGGGAGAGGGCAACGGGTTCAGCGACCAGCACGGGCAcgaggactcacacacactccatgacACTGATGATGGTGAATGTGACCgtccactcacacacgctcatacgGTGCTGAGCAGAAAGAACTCGGTTCTACACACAACAATGCAGCGTCCTGATTGGAACAGGGCTTCACCGTCAAGATCTGCCTCAGATAGCTCTGGCTCTGACATGGAGGACAAAAGTCAGGCTGATGAAATACTGCAGAGCCTGGCTGATCAGACTCTAGGTGTCAAACACGGATGGTTAGACAAAGCAAAGCCTGCGTGTTCTGGAACTAAAAGCAACCCCCCACCTCTGCCACATAACATCCACCAGAGAAGGCCCAGATTAGAGGGGAGAGTCTTAGGCACAAAGGAAAGAGATATCGAGCCTATAACAGGTAAGGATGCAAGCAAGCAGCCCTGGGAAAATGCTCCAgtccagacaggaggaggggatatGGAGATATATTTTAAGGGTGAGACTGTAGAGAGAGTCAAGGAGGCGAATACAGGGAAAGTACCCAAGAATAGACGGAAAAAGGAGACGACTAGGAGAGATGGGCACGATGGGCTGGTGGATGGGGATATTGAGGGTTACTGGGGGGCCCACTACAGAGCCTGGGAAAGATACTATGCCTCAATGTCCCCCACCCAGCAACAGTCTCGCCCTGGCTACCAGTATACGACCATGGCCCAAAGCTGGTTAGCAGCTTATCGCATGAACTCGGTGTACATGGAGGAGCTACTCAAACATTGACTGAACAAGACTGAGACGGCAATTGAAGGCTTATGCTCAGACAGCAAATACTAACCGATATTGAGCTACAGTTCATAAACACTAAATGTCTGCAGATGTCCTGTGAGAATGAAGATTATACAAATTTCAGTTTGTTGCTACTGGTATGTTTCAACCCTTCATTGCAACCTGAGTCATGTATTTAACCTCTAAATGTTTGCattcaaataaatgtatttttgtttCATCACGGTGAGATTCTTTTGCCAAGGAGCTTGAGCAACACTATCTGTAGGATAATACATTTCATCTTATGTcctgtttatatatttatatttataatattttatCACGTTCATAACAGAAGATGCATGCGGGATATGTGTAGTTTAAAAGTACAGCACAGTCTAATCATTTGATTGGAGTGCAGCTATATAATTGAATAAGTACTTCAGGGCAGGACTTTAAAAAGCAAGGTCACACTGAGACATCACAGCCTTTGATTACAGGCCAATCAGACGGCACTGCCCATCCAATCAGTGCTGAGTTGTCTCAGTCTGAAACAAACTCCACTCTACTCAGGACAGAGACTGACTAGTCAGACGGGTTTGCAGGGATACGGCATGTTTTTTGCATAGGCTTGCCGACCAGTCAGTTGAAGACCTTGCTAAACGGCAGAAAAAAGGGTAACAAGACTACATTTAGGCTTGTTAGTAAACATTTGCTAATTAATGTCCTGGACCTGTTATCTGTCATGTAATGGATATTGGTCCACGTCcatctttacatatttctttaggAAGTGATTCTTTGTGAAACAAGGATAATAGGCTACACTCACAGAAGACCCATCTGACTTCTGAATGTCAGACTCCCAGTGACAAAGCTATGCTCGTTTTATAAACAGTCAAATGGTGCTTTATCAGACTGGAATGCTGCTTGGCAGGTAAATGATAAATGATGGACAGTCGTCTGGATGCTGCATGGAATGGAACTACGACTGGGCTGCCTACAGATACAGTTGTTCTCGTGCTTAACTGTGCGATCTTGATATTGACCTTTCTTTTAGGATTGCCAGGAAACTTGTTAGTGTGTTTGGTGGTTTTTAAAAACCGAAGTCTCCAAACTGTTAACAATGCACCTCTAGTTAATCTAGCTGCCAGCGACCTCCTCAAATGTACAGTGGACATACCGTTGTTGCTACTCTCTGTCCTACGAGAAGGGAGGCATGAAGAGGTGTCAGCCTTTTGGTGTGCCTTGCAGCAGTTTACCTATTCCCTTTGCAGCTGCGCCCAGTTACTTACGTTAGTCAGTATTAGTGTGGAGCGGTTTCGGGCTATCGCATTTCCACTCCAGACGGAGAAAACAAAAGCAAGGATCCGTCTGTGGATTTTCTCAatctgggtgtgtggggtgatcTTGGCCATACTTTCGGTCACTCTGTCCAAACAGGTTGTGTTTTACATGATGTGCCGTCGACGGGCTCAAGAGTATTTGCATGGCGGTGCATATTTGGATCCGTTTGGTGTGTATGTTTTGGTTCCATTGTGGAGTTGTTGCCTGACACTGATAATTGTTCATTATGTGCGAATTTTCATAGTGGTGAGGAAACACAGCAAAAAAGTATTTGACGGTGGGATTCAGTTGAAACCATCACTGGGGAAACACATTTGGAACCTTGCTGTTTCAGCACCTCGGACAGTACCCACCGAGCAATCAACCAGAAACCCATGCCCCCCCCAATGCGCAGTCATCACTGTGTCTGAAGCCAGCTCGTCGTGTCTGGCTTGCAACGCAGAGGACGTCCCGGGGAAGAGAAGTAAACATCCACAGATTTTAGGGTCAGTTTGTCTCTTATCGCCCACcgccagagagagggggatgaagaggatgGAAGGGAAACTGGCCCAGCGCTTTGGATACATCATCATTGCGTTTACGCTCTTCTGGGCACCCATGGTTGTGACTCTGCTACTGCAGATGGGAAGAAACGCAGGCTCGGTGAGTTCAGGCTTAAATGTTCATCCTGCTCAGGATTTTGCATTAGAATTCATATCAATTATTGTATATACGTAGAACTAAAGAGGGtaacatttctggggaaattgtgaggtgtgcttgcatcggttgccgATGGCTCTGACCGGCTATCTGCGCTGAAAACCGCCTCGCGCTTGTTCGATATTGAATGGCATGGATTTCTGACTATTATCATCAttatacagggtgttgatatcacagcctggaaacatagctaAGCTACATGTGTGAGCTACATGTTATCACCCTTCAACTGGttcctgcgattcccacacagcagaagtcttgtagttagctagctctacaatttaacGGGACTAGGTCTGAATCTAACGGTgagtgtccactacagcgaagCGGGAggcgcgtcggcttccaattcattttcaattaaaCCAGGCCTTGACTCGTGTAGGGCATTGTGGAAAAGCAAGCGGAGCGTtacaagttggattttctcaactttatgtaaatgaggagcgtgaaaacactAGCGTTGGCTAATaggattgtttttttgtttcttgtaacttagcaactgttggtcatggtaaacatttctaggttttacaatttcaagttctgttcagaacaaagttacttaatgtgacgagcctgaattgaaagattacattaaactaataatgcatggtgcagggttgccgtcgttgtcagtgtccctagtgtgtttttatacttttaaattcagtctcgtgaccttagagaactacaactctgtattaacttgtctaacacgcccccgagcgtggtgtactgtgggaaggcaagcggtgcagagcgttaaaaaacacAGCAagtacacaacatttgtgtaaaaatacagaatttttactagtgcaagattacagtagaatacatgttacgccaccggtcactcaaccagtcgtttgtaggctgggctagcaagctagccgtggcacagaacagtcacgtaatgtgacgagactgaatttaaaagtataaaaacacactacggacactgacaacgtcggcaaccatgcattattagtttaatgtaatctttaaattcaggatccctgaccagccatgctagcagacagcacctggtttgcgtgacagctaagcggatggttgacaatccatcttccaggccgttgaccatgctggtcaggaatttaaatgtagatgcccatcgtgttattgcacgacttataacaacggcatatcacgtaattaagacgggccagcaccgttcacctcgttcccccaggctattgaactgcagcagaagaatggtgtcgacttgggtacttagtatcatactgatgaaatgctatggaagcttttatatattaccattgagggaccagaggtttcagtttcagcctgacagagttgtgcagagatagctgtcagcagggaagagagcacgtcatgtttgaggttaaaagtcaattgttttgctgactattacctttttattttttatcactagaaatgtgatttcatttttgtttttatatccaggatgtgtttaataaatggttaaacatgttaacagtatAACACAACTtagaagtctttggttttgttgtaacaatgataaattacaacttttggagggggggccagtaaaaattgtcttggggccaggaagtttcaaacccactggcccggtggggccagtgccaaaaaaatGTTTATGTTGAACCCTGGGGTAAGTCGGGCTTGTGTGAGACtactcaccaaaagaacgaaggggaacgtatctatgcgtcgttgctaacgtgtgctgacgttagcaactttaggctagcactgagttcccttttgccacacaaggcacttttttgccacaaaaacttaattcaagcctaaacagtgcaacagaacgtaaataaTACAAGCAatgcaatcgctaacaagacgaaccttttgacaccgacgttgtttatgtagtccaaatattgagggatccttaggggtgggaaaaataataataataataaatattataGTAAATATATAtagtaaatatatatgagagagaacaatggtttgtGCTTGCCTTCAATAAAATGTTACATccttaacttttctgacactgaagtccacaaccatctccactgtcttaagagcactGAGCtcttctggctacaccaggtcaccaggttgtcagcttcccacctgtagTCAGACTCAATCCcgaccagagatgagcccaataagggtggtgttgtccgcaaacttcaggagtttgacgggctcatgactggaggtgcagttgttggtgtacagggagaagagcagaggtgaAAGGACGCAGTcttgaggagatccggtgctgattgACCGAGAGTCAGAGacgtgtgttcccagcttaacgcactgcttcctgtcagacaggaagtcagggatccacctgcaggtgaagTCAGGCACGTTTAGCTGGGAGAGCTAGTCCTGAAGCAGAGCGGGGATGGTGGtgtcagagctgaagtccacaaacaggatcctggcgtaggatgccgaggagtccaggtgctggagtgtgaagtggagggccatgttaactgcgttgtcgacagacctgttggctctgtaggcaaactgcaggtggtccaggagagggtctgtgatggctttgaggtgtatcagcaccaggcgctcaaaagacttcattaccacagatgtCAGGGCAACCTTGTGGGAAGGTGTTATAGGGTTCCCACGGTACCTGGAAACCACATGgaatttattttttcattttccagGTTTGGAAAAGTCATGGAAACTGAGAAAAAGTGAACACTTACATGGAAATTGAAACAGTTGTCCTGGAAAATTTTATTGGATGATGTGTAAAATAGTAATAAAATTAAACTATTGAACACAGAATTAAGATGATTTTATTAAAGATAGACTTTTACTGCAGATAGACATGGATGATCCCATGTTGTAGAGCATGCTCTTGGCATCCTATCCGGTATATTGGATGTTGAAATTTGATGCAGGCAACCTGGTGATATGGACTTTAAAAGTATAGTTTCGGATTGGTGGACTCCGGGAATAATAACCGAGAAACGTTACTCGCGATCTCAATAGAAGGGTCAAATACATGCATTTCCCAGCCAACACGGGAGCCTTGACATCTACAGTGAAACTTCTTATGCAAGTGTATCCTCAAATGTAAGTAGCTGTGTTTTAATTGTGTGGTAAACCTGGCAAGCAGTGCAATcttgctaactagctagctgcaACTTGCTAGCTAGCATTCAGCTAACACTCTGCTTGCTAACTAACTAGCTAGTGTTGGCTAGCTTGCAAAGCTGCAACTTACATTTTCACATTACGTCTATACTAGTTGACATGACCTGTCTAGTCTTGATCAATTTTGTAACATTCATTCTTATATCTACTTTTAGCTATTTTGTGATTTTTCGTTTTTTTGATACTAATGATACTACTAAATAGGAACATttgtgagaatgtttcttttaacataaagtttaggctgtgccactgaagccagcgacgcaccacacaagcttgagaatacattctttaatgtgacattacttattGTACATGCAAGTGATgttttgatttgcttaaatgtacatgtatgatgctgctagtacaccacggcacgatacgatactcgctgtgcaacagcacatctatgcacgttgtatcaatgcgtcgttgctaacgtgttctGACGTTGTGACATTGGCACcgagtaccctttgttgacacaaggcactttttgccacaaaaacttttgttcagcctaaaccgtgcaacggaacgtaaataaaaatacaagcaactcaatctctcccaagacgaaacttttgacaccgacaatgtctatgtagtccaaatattgacagatccttaggggggcaaaaagaactagaaaggtacatttcctgaagaaaatgtgtgtgtttgctgaaagcagttgaaacaattgttttgatggcttgaatagtgaagaaggttttacaacatttttaaaagaggtatgtgctttaaaaccaaaatggtgagaaaaagttttaaaagtatatctgtcattgttatgcattgcgatattttcttactgttgaaaattgagaaaaaacagtgatgaaaagagtatcttactgactttcatacatttttaagcgttgtcgtggaaattttggaatacagttataatatgtgtgtttatataaggcagggttttagggttgttctgtatcactctggcgaacgacctgtggctagcacctccttcgttatgactgatcacaaagtactttgttaaatcttgatttgtacaagcaaaataaatttattgtaaccgccatctcttgacta encodes:
- the ddx20 gene encoding probable ATP-dependent RNA helicase DDX20; this translates as MATSIAKSAHDIETRTRTGDVLLLEGIDFNSLLLSPLVLDGLAGAGFQRPSPIQLKAIPLGRCGLDLIVQAKSGTGKTCVFSTIALDSLVLENSTIQVLVLAPTREIAVQIHGVVMAIGSAMEGLECHVFIGGRPVGHDKIHLKKCHIAVGSPGRIKQLIELGLLSTSSIRLFVLDEADKLLEEGSFQDQINWIFSSLPVNKQMLALSATYPESLAQHLARYMREPVFVRLNPTDPGLLGLKQYYQQVRSHVLPHRVFEEKVLLLLDLFSKVPFNQALVFSNLHSRAQNLADILSAKGLPAVCISGGLTQDQRLEAMSKLKQYQCRVLISTDLTSRGIDAEKVNLVINLDVPQDWETYMHRVGRAGRFGTQGLAVTYCCYGEEENKLMAIAQKCCLNLCPLPDPIEPGLMPESCDWDVTVVSSASQEVHSQLFPKTLKRRQAKAKAPAPESFRDQNHSLAMGHLPTGAKDDGSPRKVLPVLDALLPAPVSSAALGPSLDLGRKEQQEALPKIPPISAFKSQGSESLTFLEAELDFQSFINEGLGRSVEIIRQFRGQGEGNGFSDQHGHEDSHTLHDTDDGECDRPLTHAHTVLSRKNSVLHTTMQRPDWNRASPSRSASDSSGSDMEDKSQADEILQSLADQTLGVKHGWLDKAKPACSGTKSNPPPLPHNIHQRRPRLEGRVLGTKERDIEPITGKDASKQPWENAPVQTGGGDMEIYFKGETVERVKEANTGKVPKNRRKKETTRRDGHDGLVDGDIEGYWGAHYRAWERYYASMSPTQQQSRPGYQYTTMAQSWLAAYRMNSVYMEELLKH